GGAGCTTTCTGGAacggccccgcccccccccgCCATGACAGTCCCGAAATTCCGCCCCCCCTCCAAAATTCCCGGAGCGGATCGGGgggaggggaatttggggggttcGCGCTCCCGAGCTCTGCGGTGCGGGGGAAGCGAACCGGCCCCGACACCCCCTgagacccccgggaccccccaatTCCCGCCCCGAATTCCCGCTCCTgcctggggaaactgaggcacagccccccctccccatcctgggacccccccaaattcccGTCCCAAATTCCCGCCCCGAATTCCCGTCCCgaattccttctccttcctggaGCCGCTGAATTCCaagggggaaactgaggcacagcttCTCCCCCCCAtcctgggatccccaaaattcccatcccaaattcccgcTTCTTtcaggggaaactgaggcacagcttCTCCCCCCTAtcctgggatccccaaaattcccctccccaaattcccgcTCCTTccaggggaaactgaggcacagcctcCCCTGAGACCCCTCAAATTCCTGGAGCTGGAGTATTccaggggaaactgaggcacagcttCTTCCCCCCCCATCCTGGgatcccccccaaaattcccatcccaaattcctgccccttcctggggaaactgaggcacggccCCGCCTCCCAATCCTGGGAACCCCGAAATTCCCGCTGCTTCCTGGAACTGCCGCATTCcagaggggaaactgaggcacagcgCCCCACCTCatcctgggaccccccaaattcctgccccGAATTCCCGCTCCTGCTGCATTCCAGGGGGGAAACCGAGGCACAGAACCCCTTCCCCATCCCGGGATCCCCCcgaattcccatcccaaattcccgcTTCTttctggggaaactgaggcacagccccGCCTCCCAATCCTGGGAGCCCCGAAATTCCCGCTCCTTCCTGGAGCCGCCGCATTCcagaggggaaactgaggcacagatcCCCCCCGCGGAGCACCCCATTTCCCACCGAGAACTCCTGggatccccccaaattcccgtCCCGAATTTCCGCCCCGAATTCCCGCTCCTtcctggggaaactgaggcacagccctCCCGCCCCAATCCTGGGACCCCCCCCCCGAAATTCCCCCTACCCCAaatttctgctcctgcctggagctggatgttccaagggaaactgaggcacagaccCCCCTCTCTATCCTGGGACCCCCCGAATTCCCATCGCaaattgcttctctttcctggggaaactgaggcacaatCCCCATCCTGGGTACCCCGAAATTTCCGCCTCTTCCTGGAGCCGCCGCATTccaggggaaactgaggcacagcctgtCCTCTCTATTCTggatccccaaaattcccatcccaaattcccgcTTCTttctggggaaactgaggcacagcctcTCCCCTCCCTATCCTgggaacccccaaattcccctccccaaattcctgctccttccaggggaaactgaggcacggtCCTCCCTCCCAATCTTGGGAACCCCGAAATTCCCGCTGCTTCCTGGAACTGCCGCATTCcagaggggaaactgaggcacagccccACCTCATCCTGGGACCGCCCGAAATTCCAGTCCCAAATTCCCGCCCCGAATTCCcgctcctgcctggagctggaggtttccaggagaaactgaggcacagcctcTCCCCTCATCCTGGagccccccaaattcccctccccaaattcccgcCCTTTccaggggaaactgaggcacagccccCCCTCCCTATCCTGAGAACCCCCAAATTCCCGTCCCAAATTCCCGCCCCGAATTCCcgctcctgcctggagctgcagcattccaggggggaaactgaggcacggaaccccttccccatcccaaattcccgcTCCTtcctggggaaactgaggcacagcgTCCCCTCCTTCTAtcctgggagccccaaaattCCCGCTCCTTCCTGAACCGTTCCaggggggaaactgaggcacagccccCCCGCTGCAGCCCGGAATTCCCGGGAGAACAATGGGAACAAGGGGAGGGGGCtgggcgggggcggggcggcTCCGGGTccgcccccggcccgcggggAAGGGGGAGCAGATCCGGGACCGGGATCCGGGACTGAGATCCAGGATCGGcaccgggatcgggatcgggatcggaGATCAGGATCCAGATCCAGGATCGGCACCGGGATCCGGGGCTGGGATCCAGGATCGGCTCCGGGACCGGGATCCGGGACTGAGATCCAGGATCGGCAccgggatcgggaccgggatcGGGGACCCCCGGCCCGGCTGCGGACCCCAGAGAGGGTACGGGACACTCGGGGGGCTGCGGGACCCCGGGAATGCGAGGGAGACCCCGGGAATGCGTACGGGACGCTCCGGGGGGACTGCAGGATCCCGGGAATGCGGGGGGATCCCGGGAATGTGCGCGGGATCGTGGGAATTTGTGCGGGACACTCGGGGGGCTGGGGGACTTCAGGAATGCGAGGGGACCCCGGGAATTTGTGCGGGACACTCGGGGGGCTGCGGCACCCCGGGAATGTGCGCAGGACTCCGGGAATGCGGGGGAGACGCGGGGGGATTGCGGGACCCCGGGAATGCGGGGGGAGATCCTGGGAATTTGTGCGAGACCCCGGGAATGAGGAGGGGGGGACCTGGGAATGTGCGCGGGACActcggggggctgcggggcccCGGGAATGCGGGGGGAGATCCTGGGAATGCAGGAGgatcctgggaatgctggggagACACTCGGGGGCTGCGAGACCCCGGGAATGCGGGGGGACCCCAGGAATGAGAGGAGATCCCGGGAATTTGTGCGGAACACTCGGGAATGCGGAGGGGGGGGGGGTAGACCTGGAAATGCATGAGGGACCCCGGGAATGCGGGAGGGTGACCCCTGGAATTTGTGCAGGACCCCGGGAATGCGCGGGGACCCCGGGAATTTGTGCAGGACACACGGGGAAGATGCAGGACCCCGGGAATGCGGGAGGGACCCCGGGAATGCGCGGGGATCCCGGGAATTTGTAAGGGACACACGGGGAAGATGCAGGATCCTGGGAATGTGCGCAGGACCCCGGGAATGCGGGAGGGACCCCGGGAATTTGTGCAGGACACACGGGAGGGGCTGCGGGACCCCGGGAATGCGGAGGGGAgatcctgggaatggggagggatCCCGGGAATGCGGGAGGGACTCCAGGATCGGGGCAGGTCGCGCTCCGCGGGGGCCATGTCGGGACGTGTCGGGACATGCCGGGCCAGGTTTTCCCGGCGTTTTGCCGGAGTTCCTTTTCCCTCCAGGATCCCGGAGGATGGATGAGGGGCTGGGGCGGGGGTCGCTGCCCCAgtttgggggagggggaaatcTGGGCTGCAGCGCTGGGCTGGTCCTGGGTTCACTCCCGCCTCTGCTCCcgcagctccagggcagctctgcgGACATTCCTTGGAATTCCCGGCGGGAATCAGCGGAGCGAGAGCGGGGCCGTGACCTCGGTGACCCCGGAAAGGGCCCGCACCTTcctcccccctcctcctcctcctccccccgaacttcctcttcctccctgggCACGGAACCCGCGGGGCGCCGCTCCTGGGACCCCCCTGAGACCCGCAGAGCTCCTCGTGTGCTTTTGGGACTGACCGAATTCCTGGGACACTTTTGGCACTGCCGGAATTTTTGGGACACTTTTGGCACTGCCGGAATTTCTCGGACACTTTTGGCACTGCCGGAATTTCTGGGCCGCCGCCGGgccaggtgaggctgccccgTTCCCTTCCCGCTTTTGGGACCCATGTTCTGCTTCCCGTCCAGGAGGAAGGGGCGCAAGGAGGATCCCCCCGAATCCATGGATCGCCGGGTTTCCCCGCAGGAGTCGCCCCGGCAGCCGGATCCGGAGGGGTTTTCCGTGCTGGGCGGTACCGGGaagggccgggccgggccgtgcaGCCGGGATGGGATCCGAggagccgggcagggcgggAGAAACACCGGGAAAGAGCCGGGAGAGGCGGGAGACGGGCACGGATGTGCCCAGGTGGACGGGAAAGAACCGGGGAGCCGCCGGAATGCTGGAGCCCAGCCGGGAAAGCTGAGCCCCAGCGGGATCCCACCCCTcgggagggattttgggaatgtgcagagggaagggatggatcaGCCTCAGCCCCCGCTCCGGGCTGGGAGCAGCGAGGATGAGGAGGGAGCATCCGGCGGCTCTTCCCAGAACCGGGAtggtgcccagagcccaggagcagagcccagggagcagctctgggaaaagctgagcaggctgggagagaaCATGGAGAAGTGGGAAGGGAAATCCACGACAGAGCTGGcggccaggctggcacagctcatcGTGGGGACGCCGACCCGCTGCTACCCTGTGCAGCCGGGAATCCTCCGGGAGCCGGGAATCCAGCAGGAACTGGGAATCCAGCAGGAACTGGGAATCCAGCAGGAACCGGGAATCCATCAGGAACCAGGAATCCATCAGGAGCTGGGAATCCATCAGGAGCCGGGAATCCATCAGGAGCCGGGCTCTGGAGCCAGCCAGGACACCGGGAATCCGGCCGGGAGGGCCGGCGGGagtgctgagagcagggaggaggattCAGACCCGGATTCAGGCTCGGACTCGGAGCAGCCCGTTGTGCTTGCGTGCCTGCGGGTGAGCCCGGGCTCCGGGGCGCTGGCAGAGGAGCTCCCGGAGGCGTGGGCGCGATCCCGCCTGGACTGCGGgcggctggagcaggaggagctgctggacgGGGACCCGGTGCCCTTCCAGGCGGAGCGCCCGCAGCCCTGGCACGTGGAGAGGCggatggaggagctgctgccggAATACCTGGAGCAGGGGATCGTGGAGGAGGGCACGTCCAGCTCCAACAACCCCTGGACCGTCATCCCGAAGAAGAACGGGCGCGGCTGGcgcctgtccctgcagtgctcgGCCCTCAACGACGCCACCCCCGTGGGGCCCCCGGAGCGGCCGCGGCGGGAGGCGATCCTGGCGGCCATCAGCCCCCGGAGCCGCTTCTTCTCCGTGCTGGATCTGTCCAACGCCTGCCTCGCCATCCCCCTGGCCCCCCGCTGCCGGGGCCGCTTCGCCTTCACCTTCCGGGGCCGGCAGTTCGTGTTCGCGCGGCTGCCGCCCACGTTCCGCGgcaccagctccatcctgcagcGCCGCGTGGCCGCCATGCTGGCCCAGCTGGGGCGCGGAGACGCTCCCGGCGTTTTCCACCACTACGACGACATCCTGATCACCGGGAAGAGCCGCTCGCAGGCGGAGCGCCGCACCCGCCAGGTGCTGCGGCTGATCCACAGAACCGGCTTCAAAGCCAACCCGGACAAGGCGCAGCTGGTGCGGAGCAAGGTGGATTACCTGGGATTCACCATCCGAGCCAAGGGGTTCAGCGTTCCCGAGGAAAAAGTGCGGGAGATCTGCGCGGATCTCGACGCTCCCGGCCCCTGGGATCCCACCAGGCTCCGCTCCGTCCTCGGGAAGTTCAACTCCTTCAGGAATTTCATTCCCGACCACTACGAGCTGGCGCTGCCGCTGCAGCGCCTGGCGGGGCcggggagctgggagcaggaatgggaatgggggcaggagcagaggcagcagctgcagcgcCTGAGGGAGGCTCTGGAGGACGCTCCCGTCCTGCGCTTCCCGGTGAgatcccagcccttcctgatCCGGATCACCGTCCACGCGGAGAcggcgggagcggcgctgctgcaggagcacgAGGGAGTCCTGCTCCCGGTGTGGTACAGCTCCCACAGGCTGAGCGGCCAGAATCCGTCCGTGCCCGACGCGTGGTGCGTGGCGGCCGTCCGGGCCGTGCGGGAATTCCGCACCTTCACGGGGCCGGCTCCCGTCGTCCTCCAGGATCCCAGCGGGAATTACCTGCTGCAG
This window of the Oenanthe melanoleuca isolate GR-GAL-2019-014 unplaced genomic scaffold, OMel1.0 S017, whole genome shotgun sequence genome carries:
- the LOC130266329 gene encoding uncharacterized protein LOC130266329, whose amino-acid sequence is MFCFPSRRKGRKEDPPESMDRRVSPQESPRQPDPEGFSVLGGTGKGRAGPCSRDGIRGAGQGGRNTGKEPGEAGDGHGCAQVDGKEPGSRRNAGAQPGKLSPSGIPPLGRDFGNVQREGMDQPQPPLRAGSSEDEEGASGGSSQNRDGAQSPGAEPREQLWEKLSRLGENMEKWEGKSTTELAARLAQLIVGTPTRCYPVQPGILREPGIQQELGIQQELGIQQEPGIHQEPGIHQELGIHQEPGIHQEPGSGASQDTGNPAGRAGGSAESREEDSDPDSGSDSEQPVVLACLRVSPGSGALAEELPEAWARSRLDCGRLEQEELLDGDPVPFQAERPQPWHVERRMEELLPEYLEQGIVEEGTSSSNNPWTVIPKKNGRGWRLSLQCSALNDATPVGPPERPRREAILAAISPRSRFFSVLDLSNACLAIPLAPRCRGRFAFTFRGRQFVFARLPPTFRGTSSILQRRVAAMLAQLGRGDAPGVFHHYDDILITGKSRSQAERRTRQVLRLIHRTGFKANPDKAQLVRSKVDYLGFTIRAKGFSVPEEKVREICADLDAPGPWDPTRLRSVLGKFNSFRNFIPDHYELALPLQRLAGPGSWEQEWEWGQEQRQQLQRLREALEDAPVLRFPVRSQPFLIRITVHAETAGAALLQEHEGVLLPVWYSSHRLSGQNPSVPDAWCVAAVRAVREFRTFTGPAPVVLQDPSGNYLLQVSDAGGCWRSEEWTVLVAPGGPAPRESPRIVVGLAPPLGELPPDFPRAHVWFLAVQRGARRDTSVGFGLACLEGRLMTAVAGRSSVPEVELEALRELLEQHGSRSPLLLYCNCPGLAARLEQREREQGGDSGGDTWRIVRRWLRAFPGMLRIREVGPASDPLERERIQELSSSVAILPEITKSSWIIWKPSKYEEQEALARCHCQHEGVEETAARLGEVGFFGSDGGDAVTRWVQNCPVCRHNIPVPNPEPDAPQRARGPWSCLRISLSKALPSTPEGFQALLVAQDALSGWLDAFPLRQRSAPDVTQALHQVFRRLGKVRTVVLAPAPGWVWDSLQEPPLRGFWSRLERSGPQAAAAGVFRAARAAGQGWAQALPLLLAASRSRWLQDGELQPLLCVPELPLEVCWEWPGAEQPPRGNGSSGNELSRLRGMRLRPRPWNQVEPTLWNAAAPPGTWILGHRNWGVPDPGSRYARLACTIRWIQDWSAGSGIRIRQIRRQGALDLGSGYQEFGIGIAEMRVRDMRGPGSGCEGFGIRM